A window of the Acidovorax sp. YS12 genome harbors these coding sequences:
- a CDS encoding TonB-dependent receptor, with translation MNRENRWHARAACPRSLALRPLCAFLAALPLLAAAQEGALDAVEVTAPRSAAQPLGASAADGASLQAGRAWGSDTAQLLRNLPGVSLMGAGGVSSLPSVQGLSDDRLRIQVDGMDLISSCANHMNPPLSYIDPARVGSVRLFAGITPVSVGGDSIGATIQVESAPPEFAEPGQARLLKGELGGYYRSNGNASGARASATYATEQMSLRYDGAAAQSDNYKAAGAFKAAGPAAGNKPAQWLGGDEVGSSSYKTRNHALAYAVRGASHLVELRLGVQDIPYQNYPNQRMDMTRNDSQQLNLRYQGQFGWGQLQARAYHERTRHGMNFGPDKQFWYGGANDVPGMPMDTEGRTTGVQVRGDIALSPRDTLRVGAEAQRYRLDDWWLPSGGGMAPDTFWNIRDGRRDRLDLYGEWEARWSPQWLTQLGLRASRVRTGSGPVQGYNGSGYGMEAQAFNARDRQRSDTNADFTALARYTASAEASYEFGFAHKSRAPNLYERYAWSTGGMAMRMVNMAGDGNGYVGNPDLKPEVANTLSATADWHDASGERWGVKLTPYLSYVDNYIDAERCSGAGAMSACTAANRTATQGFVYLRFANQDARLHGFDLSGFADLGQAGGAGRWQLGGAVSYVQGKNRSTGDGLYNTMPLNARLALTQRQGGFTASAEWLLVAAKTRTSQVRNEVGTPGYGLLNLRASYAWQQVRLDVGVDNLLDRMYYHPQGGAYLGQGMTMAGTAVPWGVSVPGMGRSLSVGLTVKF, from the coding sequence ATGAACCGTGAAAACCGTTGGCATGCCCGTGCGGCATGCCCGCGCAGCCTTGCGCTGCGCCCTCTTTGCGCCTTTCTTGCCGCCCTGCCGCTGCTGGCAGCCGCCCAGGAGGGGGCGCTGGACGCCGTCGAGGTGACCGCCCCCCGTTCCGCCGCCCAGCCGCTGGGCGCCAGTGCCGCCGACGGCGCCAGCCTGCAGGCCGGCCGCGCCTGGGGCAGCGACACGGCCCAGCTGCTGCGCAACCTGCCCGGCGTGAGCCTGATGGGGGCCGGCGGCGTGTCCAGCCTGCCCAGCGTGCAGGGCCTGTCGGACGACCGGCTGCGCATCCAGGTCGATGGCATGGACCTGATCTCCTCGTGCGCCAACCACATGAACCCGCCGCTGTCGTACATCGACCCGGCGCGCGTGGGCAGCGTGCGCCTGTTCGCCGGCATCACGCCGGTGAGCGTCGGCGGCGACAGCATCGGCGCCACGATCCAGGTGGAGTCGGCGCCGCCGGAGTTCGCCGAGCCCGGGCAGGCGCGCCTGCTCAAGGGCGAGCTGGGCGGCTACTACCGCAGCAACGGCAACGCCAGCGGCGCCCGTGCCTCGGCCACCTATGCCACCGAGCAGATGAGCCTGCGCTACGACGGCGCGGCCGCGCAGTCGGACAACTACAAGGCCGCCGGCGCGTTCAAGGCCGCCGGGCCCGCCGCCGGCAACAAGCCCGCCCAGTGGCTGGGGGGCGACGAGGTTGGCTCCAGCAGCTACAAGACGCGCAACCATGCGCTGGCCTATGCCGTGCGCGGTGCGTCGCACCTGGTGGAACTGCGCCTGGGTGTGCAGGACATCCCCTACCAGAACTACCCGAACCAGCGCATGGACATGACGCGCAACGACAGCCAGCAGCTCAACCTGCGCTACCAGGGCCAGTTCGGCTGGGGGCAGCTGCAGGCCCGCGCGTACCATGAGCGCACCCGCCACGGCATGAATTTCGGGCCGGACAAGCAGTTCTGGTACGGCGGCGCCAACGACGTGCCCGGCATGCCCATGGACACCGAGGGCCGGACGACCGGCGTGCAGGTGCGCGGCGACATTGCGCTGTCGCCGCGCGACACCCTGCGCGTGGGCGCCGAGGCCCAGCGCTACCGCCTCGACGATTGGTGGCTGCCCTCGGGCGGCGGCATGGCGCCCGATACCTTCTGGAACATCCGGGATGGCCGCCGTGACCGGCTCGACCTGTACGGCGAGTGGGAGGCCCGCTGGAGCCCGCAGTGGCTGACGCAGCTCGGCCTGCGCGCCAGCCGCGTGCGCACCGGCAGCGGGCCGGTGCAGGGCTACAACGGCAGCGGCTACGGCATGGAGGCGCAGGCCTTCAACGCGCGCGACCGCCAGCGCAGCGACACCAACGCCGACTTCACCGCCCTGGCGCGCTACACCGCCAGCGCCGAGGCCAGCTACGAGTTCGGCTTCGCGCACAAGTCGCGCGCGCCCAACCTGTACGAGCGCTACGCATGGTCCACCGGCGGGATGGCCATGCGCATGGTCAACATGGCGGGCGACGGCAATGGCTACGTGGGCAACCCCGACCTGAAGCCCGAGGTGGCCAACACGCTCAGCGCCACCGCCGACTGGCACGACGCCAGCGGCGAGCGCTGGGGCGTCAAGCTCACGCCCTACCTCAGCTACGTGGACAACTACATCGACGCCGAACGCTGTAGCGGCGCGGGCGCCATGTCGGCCTGCACGGCGGCCAACCGCACGGCGACGCAGGGCTTCGTCTACCTGCGCTTCGCCAACCAGGACGCGCGGCTGCACGGCTTCGACCTGTCGGGCTTCGCCGACCTGGGGCAAGCCGGCGGCGCGGGGCGCTGGCAGCTGGGCGGCGCGGTGAGCTATGTGCAGGGCAAGAACCGCAGCACCGGCGACGGCCTGTACAACACCATGCCGCTGAATGCGCGCCTGGCGCTCACGCAGCGCCAGGGCGGCTTCACGGCGTCGGCCGAGTGGCTGCTGGTGGCGGCCAAGACCCGCACTTCCCAGGTGCGCAACGAAGTCGGCACCCCCGGCTACGGCCTGCTCAACCTTCGCGCCAGCTACGCCTGGCAGCAGGTGCGCCTGGACGTGGGCGTGGACAACCTGCTCGACCGCATGTACTACCACCCGCAGGGCGGCGCCTACCTGGGGCAGGGCATGACCATGGCCGGAACCGCCGTGCCCTGGGGCGTGTCGGTGCCGGGCATGGGCCGATCGCTCAGCGTGGGCCTGACCGTGAAGTTCTGA
- a CDS encoding class I SAM-dependent methyltransferase encodes MQHGQSFHPPPPARPPAPAAAPSTEPLHAVPSTLLIPLAARAKGDALFPHLACHDAEAQRQLAVLDADVGSYLADRPTVLNILWRTRRLRAAGEDFFARHPLAWGVNLGCGLSHYFQWLDQGRNTWLDADLPEVMALRRALAPPTSPRLRHAMLDLRNPQWWQALHLPRRALGQPLFMLCEGVLMYLQPAQVRQVLREFATHAPAGSRLFIDTLAQCAVGQAGLHASVGRTGAQFHWGIRHVRELTDCHPRLQLLQTHSVAECYGWAGLAMEALWRPWFSAPLYGLAELGVE; translated from the coding sequence ATGCAACACGGGCAGTCTTTCCACCCCCCGCCTCCCGCGCGGCCGCCCGCGCCTGCGGCCGCGCCCTCCACCGAGCCGCTGCACGCCGTGCCCAGCACGCTGCTGATCCCGCTGGCCGCGCGTGCCAAGGGCGACGCCCTCTTTCCCCACCTGGCCTGCCACGATGCCGAGGCCCAGCGCCAGCTGGCGGTGCTCGACGCCGACGTGGGCAGCTATCTGGCCGACCGCCCCACGGTACTGAACATCCTGTGGCGCACGCGGCGCCTGCGCGCGGCGGGCGAAGACTTTTTCGCGCGCCACCCGCTGGCCTGGGGGGTGAACCTGGGCTGCGGCCTGTCGCACTACTTCCAGTGGCTCGACCAGGGCCGCAACACCTGGCTCGACGCCGACCTGCCCGAGGTCATGGCGCTGCGCCGCGCGCTGGCGCCGCCCACGTCCCCCCGGCTGCGCCACGCCATGCTCGACCTGCGCAACCCCCAGTGGTGGCAGGCGCTGCACCTGCCCCGGCGCGCGCTGGGGCAGCCCCTGTTCATGCTGTGCGAGGGCGTGCTGATGTACCTGCAGCCCGCGCAGGTGCGCCAGGTGCTGCGCGAATTCGCCACGCACGCCCCGGCGGGCTCGCGGCTGTTCATCGACACCCTGGCCCAGTGCGCCGTGGGCCAGGCCGGCCTGCACGCCAGCGTGGGCCGCACGGGCGCGCAGTTCCACTGGGGCATCCGGCACGTGCGCGAGCTGACCGACTGCCACCCCCGCCTGCAACTGCTGCAGACGCACAGCGTGGCCGAGTGCTACGGCTGGGCGGGTCTGGCCATGGAGGCCCTGTGGCGCCCCTGGTTCAGCGCACCGCTGTACGGCCTGGCCGAACTCGGGGTGGAATAG
- the hyi gene encoding hydroxypyruvate isomerase produces the protein MPRFSANLSMLFTEVPFLDRFARAAQAGFEAVEFMFPYAHSPQEIKARLDATGLKAVLHNLPAGDWDGGERGIACDPARVAEFRAGVAQGVAYATALGVPQLNCLAGKAPAGADDALLRHTLVENLRFAAAALHQAGLRLLVEPINRYDMPGFYLQRTAQALSVLDEVGAPNAFVQYDVYHAQRTEGELAATLERHLARIAHIQIADNPGRHEPGTGEINYRFLFQHLERIGYQGWVGAEYRPAAATEAGLGWRTALCA, from the coding sequence ATGCCCCGCTTCTCAGCCAACCTCAGCATGCTTTTCACTGAAGTGCCCTTCCTCGACCGCTTCGCGCGCGCCGCGCAGGCCGGCTTCGAGGCGGTGGAGTTCATGTTCCCGTACGCCCACAGCCCGCAGGAGATCAAGGCCCGGCTGGACGCCACGGGGCTGAAGGCCGTGCTGCACAACCTGCCCGCCGGCGACTGGGACGGCGGCGAGCGCGGCATCGCCTGCGACCCCGCGCGCGTGGCCGAATTCCGCGCCGGCGTGGCGCAGGGCGTGGCCTACGCCACCGCCTTGGGCGTGCCCCAGCTCAACTGCCTGGCGGGCAAGGCCCCCGCCGGCGCCGACGACGCGCTGCTGCGCCACACCCTGGTCGAGAACCTGCGCTTTGCCGCGGCCGCCTTGCACCAGGCCGGACTGCGCCTGCTGGTGGAGCCCATCAACCGGTACGACATGCCGGGCTTCTACCTGCAGCGCACGGCGCAGGCGCTGTCCGTGCTCGACGAAGTGGGCGCCCCGAATGCCTTCGTGCAATACGACGTGTACCACGCCCAGCGCACCGAGGGCGAGCTGGCCGCGACGCTGGAGCGGCACCTGGCGCGCATCGCCCACATCCAGATCGCCGACAACCCGGGGCGCCACGAGCCCGGCACCGGGGAGATCAACTACCGCTTCCTGTTCCAGCACCTGGAGCGCATCGGCTACCAGGGCTGGGTCGGCGCGGAGTACCGTCCCGCCGCCGCCACCGAGGCCGGACTGGGCTGGCGCACGGCGCTCTGCGCCTGA
- a CDS encoding glycerate kinase: MTAAPSTPDPVRAPRAFLEHLYGVAVRQALPRHTLAAFLPPPPGPGGRTLVLGAGKAAGAMAQTLEALWPADAPLSGLVVTRYGHTPPRPAGLAQRIEVAEAAHPVPDAAGLAAAGRMLALARGLRSTDLVLCLVSGGGSALLTLPGEGLALADKQRINQALLDSGAAIGEMNCVRKHLSRIKGGRLAAACAPARVVTLCISDVPGDDPSVIASGPTVPDASTCADALAILARYGIGVPAPVRAALQAGACETPKPGDPAFHGHAVHLVATPQQSLQAAAAAARTAGLAAHVLSDDIEGESREVGKVHAALARAVARHGQPFARPCVLLSGGETTVTLRPQPPGTPRGRGGRAGEFCLGLAQALQGAPGVWALAADTDGIDGVEDNAGAHVAPDTLARAQALGLRLGTHLDRNDACGYFGPLGDLFVTGPTHTNVNDFRALLIL; the protein is encoded by the coding sequence GTGACCGCCGCCCCCTCCACCCCCGACCCGGTGCGCGCGCCGCGCGCCTTCCTCGAACACCTCTACGGCGTGGCCGTGCGCCAGGCGCTGCCGCGGCACACCCTGGCCGCCTTCCTGCCGCCCCCGCCGGGCCCGGGCGGGCGCACGCTGGTGCTGGGCGCGGGCAAGGCCGCCGGCGCCATGGCCCAGACGCTGGAGGCGCTGTGGCCCGCTGACGCGCCCCTGTCCGGCCTGGTGGTCACGCGCTACGGCCACACGCCGCCGCGCCCCGCCGGGCTGGCGCAGCGCATCGAGGTGGCGGAGGCCGCCCACCCCGTGCCCGATGCCGCCGGCCTGGCCGCCGCCGGGCGCATGCTGGCGCTGGCCCGGGGCCTGCGCAGCACCGACCTGGTGCTGTGCCTGGTCTCCGGCGGCGGCTCGGCGCTGCTCACGCTGCCCGGCGAGGGCCTGGCGCTGGCCGACAAGCAGCGCATCAACCAGGCCCTGCTGGACAGCGGCGCCGCCATCGGCGAGATGAACTGCGTGCGCAAGCACCTCTCGCGCATCAAGGGCGGGCGCCTGGCCGCCGCCTGCGCGCCGGCGCGCGTGGTCACGCTGTGCATCAGCGACGTGCCGGGCGACGACCCCTCGGTCATCGCCAGCGGCCCCACCGTGCCCGACGCCAGCACCTGCGCCGACGCGCTCGCCATCCTGGCGCGTTACGGCATCGGCGTGCCCGCGCCCGTGCGGGCCGCGCTGCAGGCCGGCGCCTGCGAAACGCCCAAGCCGGGCGACCCGGCCTTCCACGGCCACGCGGTGCACCTGGTCGCCACGCCCCAGCAATCGCTGCAGGCGGCGGCCGCGGCGGCGCGCACCGCGGGCCTGGCGGCGCACGTGCTGTCGGACGACATCGAGGGCGAATCGCGCGAGGTGGGCAAGGTGCACGCGGCCCTGGCGCGCGCCGTGGCGCGGCACGGCCAGCCTTTCGCGCGGCCCTGCGTGCTGCTCTCGGGCGGGGAAACCACCGTCACCCTGCGCCCCCAGCCGCCGGGCACGCCCAGGGGGCGCGGCGGCCGCGCGGGCGAGTTCTGCCTGGGGCTGGCGCAGGCGCTGCAGGGCGCGCCAGGCGTGTGGGCGCTGGCGGCCGACACCGACGGCATCGACGGCGTGGAGGACAACGCCGGCGCCCACGTGGCACCCGACACCCTGGCGCGCGCCCAGGCCCTGGGCCTGCGCCTGGGCACGCACCTGGACCGCAACGACGCCTGCGGCTACTTCGGGCCGCTGGGCGACCTGTTCGTCACCGGGCCGACGCATACCAACGTGAACGACTTCCGCGCGCTCCTGATTCTGTAG
- a CDS encoding GntR family transcriptional regulator — METSTTSFIVESLTRAIVEHRLRPGTKLAEQKLADHFGVSRTLVRQALFQLSQNRLIRLEPARGAFVAAPSVEEARQVFAVRRMLETEMTRAFVREVTPAKVRALREHVAREKAAVAQDDVPGRTELLGDFHVCMAELMGNQVLAQLLGELISRCALITLMYQSASAAEHSHEEHGEIVKALAARDEALAVRLMQEHLQNVEASLTFEREQPVNELSMALS, encoded by the coding sequence ATGGAAACGTCTACCACCAGTTTCATCGTCGAGAGCCTGACCCGCGCCATCGTCGAGCACCGGCTGCGCCCCGGCACCAAGCTGGCCGAGCAGAAGCTGGCCGACCACTTCGGCGTGTCGCGCACGCTGGTGCGCCAGGCGCTGTTCCAGCTGTCGCAGAACCGCCTGATCCGCCTGGAGCCCGCGCGCGGCGCCTTCGTGGCCGCGCCCTCGGTGGAGGAGGCCAGGCAGGTGTTCGCCGTGCGCCGCATGCTGGAGACGGAGATGACGCGCGCCTTCGTGCGCGAGGTCACGCCCGCCAAGGTGCGCGCCCTGCGCGAGCACGTGGCGCGCGAGAAGGCCGCCGTGGCGCAGGACGACGTGCCCGGCCGCACCGAGCTGCTGGGCGACTTCCACGTCTGCATGGCCGAGCTGATGGGCAACCAGGTGCTGGCGCAACTGCTGGGCGAGCTGATCTCGCGCTGCGCGCTCATCACCCTGATGTACCAGAGCGCCAGCGCCGCCGAGCATTCGCACGAGGAGCATGGCGAGATCGTCAAGGCGCTGGCCGCGCGCGACGAGGCGCTGGCCGTGCGGCTGATGCAGGAGCACCTGCAGAACGTCGAGGCCAGCCTGACCTTCGAGCGCGAGCAGCCCGTCAACGAACTTTCCATGGCCCTTTCCTGA
- the puuE gene encoding allantoinase PuuE — translation MNSPAVYDATAAYPRDLIGHGRTPPHARWPGGARVAVQFVLNYEEGGENCVLHGDPASEQFLSEMFNPAAYPERHMSMEGIYEYGARVGVWRILREFERRGLPLTVFGVATALQRHREVAQAFAELGHEVACHGLKWIHYQGVPEAVERAHMAQCMEIFDALYGRGGDHGLGWYTGRDSPHTHRLVADDGRFAYDSDYYGDDLPFWMKVARSDGSAHHQLIVPYTLDVNDMRFALPQGYSHADPFFQYMKDTFDTLYAEGDPAGGDAPRMMSIGMHCRLLGRPGRITALQRFLDHVQAHDKVWVCRRIDIARHWAQRYPAPHS, via the coding sequence ATGAACTCCCCTGCCGTTTACGACGCCACCGCCGCCTACCCGCGCGACCTGATCGGCCATGGCCGCACGCCTCCGCACGCCCGCTGGCCCGGTGGCGCGCGCGTGGCGGTGCAGTTCGTGCTGAACTACGAGGAGGGCGGCGAGAACTGCGTGCTGCACGGCGACCCCGCCAGCGAGCAGTTCCTGTCCGAGATGTTCAACCCGGCGGCTTACCCCGAGCGCCACATGAGCATGGAGGGCATCTACGAATACGGCGCGCGCGTCGGCGTGTGGCGCATCCTGCGCGAATTCGAGAGGCGCGGCCTGCCGCTCACGGTGTTCGGCGTGGCCACGGCGCTGCAGCGCCACCGCGAGGTGGCGCAGGCCTTCGCCGAGCTGGGGCACGAGGTGGCCTGCCACGGCCTGAAGTGGATCCACTACCAGGGCGTGCCCGAGGCCGTGGAGCGCGCCCACATGGCGCAGTGCATGGAAATCTTCGACGCGCTCTACGGCCGGGGCGGCGACCACGGCCTGGGCTGGTACACCGGGCGCGACAGCCCCCACACCCACCGCCTGGTGGCCGACGACGGCCGCTTTGCCTACGACAGCGACTACTACGGCGACGACCTGCCGTTCTGGATGAAGGTGGCCAGGAGCGACGGCAGCGCGCACCACCAGCTCATCGTGCCCTACACGCTGGACGTGAACGACATGCGCTTCGCGCTGCCCCAGGGCTACTCGCACGCCGACCCGTTCTTCCAGTACATGAAGGACACATTCGACACGCTCTACGCCGAGGGCGACCCGGCCGGCGGCGATGCGCCCAGGATGATGAGCATCGGCATGCACTGCCGCCTGCTGGGGCGGCCCGGGCGCATCACGGCGCTGCAGCGCTTCCTGGACCACGTCCAGGCGCACGACAAGGTGTGGGTCTGCCGCCGCATCGACATCGCGCGCCACTGGGCGCAGCGTTACCCGGCGCCCCATTCTTGA
- the uraD gene encoding 2-oxo-4-hydroxy-4-carboxy-5-ureidoimidazoline decarboxylase codes for MPITLQELNAATPEAAAQMLDGLYEHTPWIAAQALQARPFASLAALKHAMVRVLAQAPRAAQVALVRAHPELAGKAMVAQTLTAESTNEQSKAGLTQCTPEEFARIQQLNADYNARFGFPFILAVRGPRGTGLAKQEIIDTFARRLENPADFELAEALRNIHRIAEIRLNDKFGVVPQLGNDVWDWQEKLAQHSDPGYAEKGQLTVTYLTDAHRACAQRISHWMRDCGFDEVEIDAVGNVVGRYHPAVAGGKYLLTGSHYDTVRNGGKYDGRLGIFVPMASVRELHRAGRRLPCGVEVVAFAEEEGQRYKATFLGSGALVGGFQQEWLAQQDADGITLREAMQHAGLCIDDIPRLRRDTTRYLGFVEVHIEQGPVLNELDLPLGIVTSINGSARYVCEMVGMASHAGTTPMDRRRDAATGVAELALYLEKRAARDGDSVATMGQLQVPSGSVNVVPGRCQFSLDLRAPTDAQRDALIADVLAELAAIAARRGLRYTAELSMQASAAPSSAPWQQRWERAVQSLGVPLHHMPSGAGHDAMKLHEVMPQAMLFVRGLNGGISHNPLESTTSDDMQLAVDAFTHVLNQIATETR; via the coding sequence ATGCCCATCACCCTGCAGGAACTCAACGCCGCCACGCCCGAGGCGGCGGCGCAGATGCTCGACGGACTGTACGAACACACGCCGTGGATCGCCGCGCAGGCACTTCAGGCGCGGCCGTTCGCATCGCTGGCGGCACTCAAGCACGCCATGGTGCGCGTGCTGGCCCAGGCGCCGCGCGCGGCCCAGGTGGCGCTGGTGCGCGCCCACCCCGAGCTGGCGGGCAAGGCCATGGTGGCGCAAACGCTCACCGCCGAATCGACGAACGAGCAGAGCAAGGCCGGGCTCACGCAGTGCACGCCCGAGGAGTTCGCGCGCATCCAGCAGCTCAACGCCGACTACAACGCGCGCTTCGGCTTCCCGTTCATCCTGGCGGTGCGCGGGCCGCGCGGCACGGGGCTGGCGAAGCAGGAGATCATCGACACCTTCGCGCGCCGCCTGGAGAACCCGGCCGACTTCGAACTGGCCGAGGCGCTGCGCAACATCCACCGCATCGCCGAGATCCGCCTGAACGACAAGTTCGGCGTGGTGCCCCAGCTCGGCAACGACGTGTGGGACTGGCAGGAAAAGCTGGCCCAGCACAGTGACCCGGGCTACGCCGAGAAAGGCCAGCTCACCGTCACCTACCTCACCGACGCGCACCGCGCCTGCGCCCAGCGCATCAGCCACTGGATGCGCGATTGCGGCTTCGACGAGGTCGAGATCGACGCCGTGGGCAACGTGGTCGGGCGCTACCACCCGGCCGTGGCGGGTGGAAAGTACCTGCTGACCGGCAGTCACTACGACACCGTGCGCAACGGCGGCAAGTACGACGGGCGCCTGGGCATCTTCGTGCCCATGGCCAGCGTGCGCGAACTGCACCGCGCCGGCCGCCGCCTGCCCTGTGGCGTGGAGGTGGTGGCGTTCGCCGAGGAGGAGGGCCAGCGCTACAAGGCCACCTTCCTGGGCTCGGGCGCGCTCGTCGGCGGCTTCCAGCAGGAATGGCTGGCGCAGCAGGACGCCGACGGCATCACACTGCGCGAAGCCATGCAGCACGCCGGGCTGTGCATCGACGACATCCCCAGGCTGCGCCGCGACACCACGCGCTACCTGGGCTTCGTCGAGGTGCACATCGAGCAGGGGCCGGTGCTCAATGAGCTGGACCTGCCGCTGGGCATCGTCACTTCCATCAACGGCAGCGCGCGCTACGTGTGCGAGATGGTGGGCATGGCCAGCCACGCCGGCACCACGCCCATGGACCGGCGCCGCGACGCCGCCACCGGCGTGGCCGAGCTGGCGCTGTACCTGGAAAAGCGCGCGGCCAGGGACGGCGACAGCGTGGCCACCATGGGCCAGCTGCAGGTGCCGTCGGGCTCGGTCAACGTGGTGCCGGGGCGCTGCCAGTTCTCGCTCGACCTGCGCGCGCCCACCGACGCGCAGCGCGACGCCCTCATCGCCGACGTGCTGGCCGAGCTGGCCGCCATCGCCGCGCGCCGCGGGCTGCGCTACACGGCCGAGCTGTCGATGCAGGCCTCGGCCGCGCCCAGCAGCGCGCCGTGGCAGCAGCGCTGGGAGCGCGCCGTGCAGTCCCTGGGCGTGCCGCTGCACCACATGCCCAGCGGCGCCGGCCACGACGCCATGAAGCTGCACGAGGTCATGCCCCAGGCCATGCTGTTCGTGCGCGGCCTGAACGGCGGCATCAGCCACAACCCGCTCGAAAGCACCACCAGCGACGACATGCAGCTGGCCGTCGATGCCTTTACCCACGTCCTGAACCAGATCGCCACGGAAACCCGATGA
- a CDS encoding M20/M25/M40 family metallo-hydrolase, translated as MNTYEQLDAWIDQHFDEQVRFLQELVRVPTDTPPGNNAPHAERTAALVSAFGFAAEKHPVPEAEVRAYGMESITNLIVRRPYGDGGKTIALNAHGDVVPPGEGWTHDPYGAEIAAGKMYGRATAVSKSDFSTFTFAVRALEAVARPAQGAVELHFTYDEEFGGELGPGWLLAQGLTQPDLMVAAGFSYEVVTAHNGCLQMEVAVHGKMAHAAVPHTGVDALQGAVAVMNALYAENAKYQQVTSRVPGIKHPYLNIGRIEGGTNTNVIPGKVVLKLDRRMIPEENPAEVEASIRAVIAQAVDAFNTQRGYAGDDAVRVDIKRLLLAHAMTPLAGNAPLVQAIQKHGEAVFGARPPAVGTPLYTDVRLYVERGIPGVIYGAGPRTVLESHAKRADERIDLEDLRRATKVVARTLHDLLD; from the coding sequence ATGAATACCTACGAACAACTCGACGCCTGGATCGACCAGCACTTCGACGAGCAGGTGCGCTTCCTGCAGGAACTGGTGCGCGTGCCCACCGACACCCCGCCGGGCAACAACGCGCCGCATGCCGAGCGCACGGCCGCGCTGGTCAGCGCCTTTGGCTTTGCGGCCGAAAAGCACCCCGTGCCCGAGGCCGAGGTGCGCGCCTATGGCATGGAGTCCATCACCAACCTGATCGTGCGCCGCCCTTATGGCGACGGCGGCAAAACCATTGCGCTGAATGCCCACGGCGACGTGGTGCCCCCGGGCGAGGGCTGGACGCACGACCCCTACGGCGCCGAGATCGCGGCGGGCAAGATGTACGGCCGCGCCACGGCGGTGAGCAAGAGCGACTTCTCCACCTTCACCTTCGCCGTGCGCGCGCTCGAAGCCGTGGCCAGGCCCGCGCAGGGCGCGGTGGAGCTGCACTTCACCTACGACGAGGAGTTCGGCGGCGAGCTGGGCCCCGGCTGGCTGCTGGCCCAGGGCCTGACCCAGCCCGACCTGATGGTGGCCGCCGGCTTCAGCTACGAGGTGGTGACGGCGCACAACGGCTGCCTGCAGATGGAAGTGGCCGTGCACGGCAAGATGGCCCACGCCGCCGTGCCGCACACCGGGGTGGACGCGCTGCAGGGCGCCGTGGCCGTCATGAACGCGCTGTACGCCGAGAACGCGAAGTACCAGCAGGTCACGTCCAGGGTGCCGGGCATCAAGCACCCGTACCTGAACATCGGCCGCATCGAGGGCGGCACCAACACCAACGTGATTCCGGGCAAGGTGGTGCTCAAGCTCGACCGCCGCATGATCCCCGAGGAGAACCCGGCCGAGGTGGAGGCCAGCATCCGCGCCGTGATCGCCCAGGCCGTGGACGCCTTCAACACCCAGCGCGGCTACGCCGGCGATGACGCGGTGCGCGTGGACATCAAGCGCCTGCTGCTGGCCCACGCCATGACGCCGCTGGCCGGCAATGCGCCGCTGGTCCAGGCCATCCAGAAGCACGGCGAGGCCGTGTTCGGCGCCAGGCCCCCGGCCGTGGGCACGCCGCTGTACACCGACGTGCGCCTGTATGTGGAGCGCGGCATTCCCGGCGTGATCTACGGCGCAGGCCCGCGCACGGTGCTGGAGTCGCATGCCAAGCGCGCGGACGAACGCATCGACCTGGAAGACCTGCGCCGCGCCACCAAGGTGGTGGCACGCACGCTGCACGACCTGCTGGACTGA